A single genomic interval of uncultured Pseudodesulfovibrio sp. harbors:
- the leuS gene encoding leucine--tRNA ligase has translation MALGKYEPEKIEKKWQQIWNESGCFEVEVDHDKPKYYVLEMFPYPSGKIHMGHVRNYSIGDVVARFKSMQGFNVLHPMGWDAFGLPAENAAIKNETHPATWTVQNISEMREQLQRLGYSYDWRREIATCRPEYYQWEQKFFLKFLEKGLAYRKNSPQNWCPSCNTVLANEQVEEGLCWRCDSEVEQKDMEQWFLRITDYADELLKDLDMLDGGWPERVLTMQRNWIGKSYGAELTFQVKDMDETITVFTTRPDTLFGATFMSVAAEHPMVEKLIADVDNKAEIEEFVANIRNMDRIKRGADDLEKEGIFTGKYCINPVNGEEVPIFVANFVLMGYGTGAVMAVPAHDQRDFEFARKYDLSLKTVINPPALHEEGKVLAESEMEEAYTAPGILVNSGDFDGMENEAAKKAIVEHLDKSGLGEMAVNYRLRDWNVSRQRFWGAPIPVIYCDDCGVVPVPEDQLPVLLPENAQVRKDGKSPLPEMEEFVNCTCPKCGKAARRETDTFDTFFESSWYYLRYCDPRNEEQALGNEETDYWMNVDQYIGGIEHAILHLLYSRFFTKALRDTGFIKTDEPFANLLTQGMVLKDGGKMSKSKGNVVDPNAMINEYGADATRLFILFASPPVKELEWSDQGLEGAFRFLSRLWRLVEGMEGRLEAVAPTSFNDPQVAAAKKLRFKEHDTVRRVTRDIENEFQFNTAIAAVMELVNEMYGLRDELADADPKAMSSAIATAVTLLSPVAPHICEELWNAMGHETSLTAQPWPTYDEAALVKDEITMVVQVNGKMRGKFQAPNNAPKDAMEKAALEQENVAKFLEDKTVRKVIVVPNKLVNIVAN, from the coding sequence ATGGCCTTAGGCAAGTACGAACCGGAGAAAATTGAAAAGAAATGGCAGCAGATCTGGAATGAATCCGGCTGCTTCGAGGTCGAAGTGGACCATGACAAGCCGAAATACTACGTGCTTGAAATGTTCCCGTATCCCTCAGGCAAGATCCATATGGGCCATGTGCGAAACTACTCCATCGGCGATGTTGTGGCGCGCTTCAAGTCCATGCAGGGTTTCAACGTACTGCATCCCATGGGATGGGATGCTTTCGGGCTGCCCGCGGAAAACGCGGCGATCAAGAATGAGACCCATCCTGCCACATGGACTGTCCAGAATATCAGCGAGATGCGCGAGCAGTTGCAGCGTCTCGGCTATTCCTACGACTGGCGGCGTGAAATCGCGACCTGCCGCCCTGAATACTATCAGTGGGAACAGAAATTTTTCCTGAAATTCCTGGAAAAGGGGCTTGCCTACCGCAAGAACTCTCCCCAGAACTGGTGCCCCAGCTGCAACACCGTGCTTGCCAACGAGCAGGTCGAGGAAGGGCTGTGCTGGCGCTGTGATTCCGAGGTCGAGCAGAAAGACATGGAACAGTGGTTCCTGCGTATCACCGACTACGCCGACGAGCTGCTCAAGGATCTCGACATGCTGGACGGCGGTTGGCCCGAGCGCGTGCTGACCATGCAGCGCAACTGGATCGGCAAGAGCTACGGTGCGGAACTGACTTTCCAGGTCAAGGACATGGACGAGACCATCACGGTTTTCACCACCCGTCCCGACACCCTGTTCGGTGCGACCTTCATGTCCGTGGCCGCCGAGCATCCCATGGTGGAAAAGCTCATCGCCGATGTCGACAACAAGGCCGAGATTGAAGAGTTCGTCGCCAATATCAGGAACATGGACCGCATCAAACGCGGTGCCGACGATCTTGAGAAGGAAGGCATCTTCACCGGCAAGTACTGCATCAACCCGGTCAACGGCGAGGAAGTACCCATCTTTGTCGCCAACTTCGTGCTCATGGGCTACGGTACCGGCGCTGTCATGGCGGTTCCGGCTCACGATCAGCGCGATTTCGAATTTGCCCGCAAGTACGATCTGTCGCTCAAGACGGTCATCAATCCCCCGGCTCTGCATGAAGAGGGCAAGGTCCTTGCCGAGTCCGAGATGGAAGAAGCATACACGGCTCCCGGTATTCTCGTGAATTCCGGTGATTTCGACGGCATGGAAAACGAGGCCGCCAAAAAGGCCATTGTCGAACACCTCGACAAGTCCGGTCTCGGTGAAATGGCGGTCAACTACCGTCTGCGTGACTGGAACGTCTCCCGTCAGCGTTTCTGGGGCGCTCCCATTCCGGTCATCTACTGCGACGATTGCGGCGTGGTGCCGGTGCCGGAAGACCAGCTTCCCGTGCTGCTGCCCGAGAACGCGCAGGTCCGCAAGGACGGCAAGTCTCCGCTGCCCGAGATGGAAGAGTTCGTCAACTGCACCTGTCCCAAGTGCGGCAAGGCTGCCCGACGCGAGACCGATACGTTCGACACCTTTTTCGAATCTTCCTGGTACTACCTGCGCTACTGCGATCCCCGCAACGAAGAGCAGGCCCTTGGAAATGAGGAAACCGATTACTGGATGAATGTTGACCAGTATATCGGCGGCATCGAGCACGCCATTCTGCACCTGCTGTATTCCCGATTCTTCACCAAGGCTCTGCGGGATACCGGGTTCATCAAGACGGACGAACCTTTTGCCAACCTGCTGACGCAGGGCATGGTGCTCAAGGACGGCGGCAAGATGTCCAAGTCCAAGGGCAATGTGGTCGATCCCAACGCCATGATCAATGAATACGGCGCGGACGCCACACGTTTGTTCATCCTGTTCGCTTCTCCGCCTGTCAAGGAACTGGAGTGGTCCGATCAGGGGCTGGAAGGCGCATTTCGATTCCTCAGCCGTCTCTGGCGTCTGGTGGAAGGGATGGAAGGACGTCTCGAAGCCGTTGCTCCGACTTCCTTCAATGATCCGCAGGTCGCGGCTGCCAAGAAACTGCGCTTCAAGGAGCACGATACCGTTCGCCGCGTGACCCGCGATATCGAGAACGAATTCCAGTTCAATACCGCCATTGCCGCGGTCATGGAGCTGGTCAACGAGATGTACGGTTTGCGTGATGAGCTGGCAGACGCCGACCCCAAGGCCATGTCTTCCGCCATTGCCACTGCCGTCACCCTGCTGTCCCCGGTCGCCCCGCATATCTGCGAGGAGCTGTGGAACGCCATGGGACACGAGACCAGCCTTACCGCCCAGCCGTGGCCGACCTATGACGAGGCCGCTCTCGTCAAGGACGAGATCACCATGGTCGTGCAGGTCAACGGCAAGATGCGCGGCAAGTTCCAGGCCCCGAACAATGCGCCCAAGGATGCAATGGAAAAGGCCGCTCTGGAGCAGGAAAACGTCGCCAAGTTCCTTGAAGACAAGACTGTCCGAAAGGTAATCGTCGTTCCGAACAAGCTGGTCAATATCGTCGCCAACTAG
- the nusB gene encoding transcription antitermination factor NusB has translation MAGKKKGNRPGIRRVGRTLAFQVLYSTHFREAENPADMETLFASNPLVQEQESETAVDFARTLIMGVDAKIAELDKAIEENSQHWKIERIANVELSILRLSLYEMLYTDIPVRAAINEAIELSKTFGDEKSRGFVNGILDGVAKSRKK, from the coding sequence ATGGCAGGTAAGAAAAAGGGCAACAGGCCCGGCATCCGCAGGGTGGGACGCACCCTTGCTTTTCAGGTGCTTTACTCCACGCATTTTCGTGAAGCAGAGAATCCCGCAGACATGGAAACCCTGTTTGCATCCAATCCTCTGGTTCAGGAACAGGAGTCCGAGACGGCCGTCGACTTCGCGCGTACCCTCATCATGGGGGTGGACGCCAAGATCGCCGAACTGGACAAGGCTATCGAGGAAAATTCCCAGCACTGGAAGATCGAGCGTATCGCCAACGTCGAACTCTCCATCCTCCGGCTGTCGCTTTACGAAATGCTGTACACTGACATTCCGGTCCGGGCTGCCATCAACGAGGCCATTGAGCTATCCAAGACCTTCGGTGACGAAAAGTCCCGGGGGTTTGTCAATGGTATCCTCGACGGTGTGGCCAAAAGCCGGAAAAAATAA
- the ribE gene encoding 6,7-dimethyl-8-ribityllumazine synthase — protein MALKTIEGQLNAKGLKVAIVAARFNDFIVDRLISGAVDYLTRHGGSEEDLTLVRLPGAFEMPIAAQKLAKSGEYDGIVVLGAVIRGATPHFDYVCNECAKGVAQTSMETGVPMGFGLLTCDSLDQAIERAGSKAGNKGVEAASALLETIRVLEQL, from the coding sequence ATGGCCCTGAAAACAATCGAAGGACAGCTGAATGCCAAAGGCCTCAAGGTGGCCATCGTGGCTGCCCGTTTCAACGATTTCATCGTTGACCGCCTGATCTCCGGCGCTGTCGATTATCTCACCCGCCACGGCGGCAGTGAGGAAGACCTGACCCTGGTGCGCCTGCCCGGTGCTTTTGAAATGCCCATCGCCGCCCAGAAGCTCGCCAAGTCCGGCGAGTATGACGGCATCGTGGTTCTCGGCGCGGTCATCCGTGGCGCGACCCCGCATTTCGATTACGTTTGCAACGAGTGCGCCAAGGGCGTGGCTCAGACCAGCATGGAAACCGGTGTCCCCATGGGCTTCGGACTGCTGACTTGTGATTCTCTGGATCAGGCCATTGAGCGTGCCGGTTCCAAGGCTGGCAACAAGGGTGTTGAAGCCGCTTCCGCGCTGCTTGAGACCATCCGCGTCCTGGAGCAGCTGTAA
- a CDS encoding bifunctional 3,4-dihydroxy-2-butanone-4-phosphate synthase/GTP cyclohydrolase II: protein MALCTIEEAIEDIRQGKMVIMVDDEDRENEGDLVCAAEAVTPELINFMATHGRGLICLPMSNEMADDLGLELMTKKNESGFGTNFTLSIEAREGVTTGISAADRATTVLAAVADGASPESIVTPGHIFPLRAKDGGVLVRAGQTEGGTDIARLAGFKPAAVICEIMNEDGTMARMPDLEIYAEKHDLKICSVADLIAYRMKFGGNSIEKVGEADLPTRWGEFKSAAFHSEADGKTHIALYMGDIHPDDPTLVRVHSECLTGDVFGSLRCDCGPQLQDAMCMIRNEGKGVLVYMRQEGRGIGLGNKIKAYHLQDLGYDTVEANVKLGFPPDLREYGTGAQILVALGVSKMKLMTNNPKKMVGLEGYGLEVVERIPIEVGACELNLKYLKTKRDKMEHMLHMDDEDKA, encoded by the coding sequence ATGGCACTGTGCACGATTGAAGAAGCCATTGAGGATATCCGCCAAGGCAAAATGGTCATCATGGTGGACGACGAGGACCGCGAGAACGAAGGCGATCTCGTCTGCGCCGCCGAAGCGGTCACCCCTGAACTCATCAATTTCATGGCGACCCATGGCCGCGGGCTGATCTGCCTGCCCATGAGCAATGAAATGGCCGATGATCTTGGTCTTGAACTCATGACCAAGAAAAACGAGTCCGGGTTCGGCACCAATTTCACTCTCTCCATTGAGGCGCGTGAAGGCGTAACCACCGGTATCTCGGCCGCAGACCGCGCCACCACGGTGCTGGCTGCTGTCGCCGACGGCGCTTCGCCCGAGTCCATTGTCACGCCGGGGCATATCTTCCCCCTGCGCGCCAAGGACGGCGGCGTTCTGGTTCGTGCCGGACAGACCGAGGGCGGCACCGACATCGCCCGTCTTGCCGGCTTCAAGCCTGCTGCGGTCATCTGCGAAATCATGAACGAGGACGGCACCATGGCCCGCATGCCCGACCTCGAAATCTATGCCGAAAAGCACGATCTCAAGATCTGCTCCGTGGCTGACCTCATTGCCTACCGCATGAAGTTCGGTGGCAACTCCATCGAAAAGGTGGGCGAAGCCGATCTGCCGACCCGCTGGGGTGAGTTCAAGAGCGCGGCTTTTCATTCTGAAGCCGACGGCAAGACCCATATCGCGCTGTACATGGGTGACATTCACCCCGACGACCCGACTCTGGTCCGCGTGCACTCCGAGTGCCTGACCGGCGACGTGTTCGGTTCCCTGCGTTGTGACTGCGGCCCCCAGTTGCAGGATGCCATGTGCATGATCCGCAACGAAGGCAAGGGCGTGCTCGTCTACATGCGACAGGAAGGCCGCGGTATCGGGCTGGGCAACAAGATCAAGGCGTATCACCTTCAGGATCTGGGGTATGATACGGTCGAGGCCAACGTGAAGCTCGGTTTCCCGCCGGATCTTCGCGAGTACGGCACCGGCGCACAGATTCTGGTGGCGCTCGGCGTTTCCAAGATGAAACTCATGACCAACAATCCCAAGAAGATGGTCGGTCTGGAAGGATATGGTCTGGAAGTGGTTGAACGCATTCCCATCGAGGTGGGTGCTTGCGAACTCAACCTCAAGTACCTCAAAACCAAGCGGGACAAGATGGAGCACATGCTCCACATGGACGATGAAGACAAGGCATAG
- a CDS encoding GGDEF domain-containing protein, whose product MTIDHTIIIGLAVFVSAVLLGISLILITRLRRQLDTAHKLISQLTAADELTGLPGRRQFFESFDGEIDRASRYGSELSLLVVDIDHFSRVNDTYGHRSGDRVLKEVARLLSANVRTSDTVARYGGEEFVVLLPSTGADEARQAAEKLRVVVEVNDMTLEGPKINVTISVGIADFKSVWDRDGNPRDDMIRAAGRALTAAKEAGRNRVRVHEGSGEKQFSLI is encoded by the coding sequence ATGACAATTGACCATACCATTATCATCGGGTTGGCCGTATTCGTTTCCGCGGTTCTGCTCGGCATCTCCCTGATTCTGATAACGCGCCTCCGGCGTCAGCTTGATACCGCGCACAAGCTGATATCCCAGTTGACGGCTGCGGATGAATTGACCGGACTCCCCGGACGACGGCAGTTCTTTGAAAGCTTTGACGGTGAGATCGACCGCGCGAGCCGATACGGCAGTGAATTGTCTCTGCTGGTTGTGGACATAGACCACTTCAGCCGGGTCAACGATACCTATGGGCACCGTTCGGGCGACAGGGTGCTGAAAGAGGTGGCCCGCCTGCTGTCGGCCAACGTGCGGACATCGGACACCGTGGCGCGGTACGGTGGTGAGGAGTTTGTCGTTCTGCTGCCGTCGACCGGTGCGGATGAGGCGCGTCAGGCCGCGGAAAAACTGCGGGTGGTGGTGGAGGTCAACGACATGACGCTTGAAGGGCCGAAGATCAATGTGACCATCAGCGTCGGCATCGCGGACTTTAAGTCCGTGTGGGATCGTGACGGCAACCCCCGGGATGACATGATCCGTGCTGCCGGACGGGCGCTGACTGCTGCCAAGGAAGCCGGACGCAATCGCGTCAGAGTTCATGAGGGAAGCGGGGAGAAACAATTCTCCCTGATCTGA
- a CDS encoding glycosyltransferase: MDGDILFSVITPSTGNRPKALQMAVRSVEQAARFAGLETGQLEILIGFDGVKGKCPECAYPVRCFNLPSDNDWGNGIRNTLLKIASGEKLIFLDDDNVIKPYTLRNYLKHFDAEMVIGRIDTQLAFDKPFLPVSDSGSLVRPGNIDPLCLCVSRRLVVDRCGGWRHCGRYEADYLNIFDWYRRTHSVTVTEEVVGVYDAGRSLDNSALSRRQMNLLDRLANERSVKVADLGRPVPGGIDAVRL, translated from the coding sequence ATGGACGGCGATATACTTTTCTCGGTAATCACCCCCTCCACCGGCAACAGGCCCAAGGCCTTGCAAATGGCGGTTCGATCTGTCGAGCAGGCGGCCCGGTTTGCCGGACTGGAAACGGGACAGCTGGAAATTCTCATCGGCTTCGACGGCGTCAAGGGGAAATGTCCCGAGTGCGCGTATCCGGTGCGCTGTTTCAATCTGCCCAGTGACAACGACTGGGGGAACGGCATTCGCAATACGCTGCTCAAGATCGCAAGCGGTGAGAAACTGATTTTCCTTGACGACGACAATGTCATCAAGCCGTACACCCTTCGGAATTATCTCAAGCATTTCGATGCGGAAATGGTCATCGGGCGTATTGATACGCAGTTGGCCTTTGACAAGCCGTTTCTGCCGGTATCCGATTCCGGTTCGCTTGTGAGGCCCGGAAACATAGACCCGCTGTGCCTGTGCGTGTCCCGCCGTCTGGTGGTGGACCGTTGCGGCGGGTGGAGACACTGCGGCAGGTACGAAGCCGACTATCTCAATATCTTTGACTGGTACCGCAGGACGCACAGCGTCACGGTGACTGAAGAGGTCGTGGGCGTCTATGATGCAGGGCGCAGTCTGGATAACAGCGCGTTGTCCCGACGTCAGATGAATCTTCTGGACCGTCTGGCCAATGAACGTTCCGTGAAGGTGGCCGACCTTGGCAGACCGGTTCCGGGTGGAATTGACGCAGTCAGGCTGTAG
- the lptE gene encoding LPS assembly lipoprotein LptE, whose translation MKYFRYILLTLPLLLAACGYGFGEQGQSVLSEQDRTLAIAEVKNPTTISWLEPRIRRILRDELTRRGIVKWVDSRSQADALITINIEKFYRPTTVSGEKDQTLQSSANFVFSAEIKSATDGSVLWNSGSISQSWPFFSGQEAEADKEVTLLGIRRLADRMSQNY comes from the coding sequence ATGAAATATTTTCGATATATACTGCTGACACTTCCCCTGCTGCTCGCGGCCTGCGGCTATGGTTTCGGGGAACAGGGCCAATCCGTCCTTTCCGAACAGGACCGCACTCTCGCCATCGCCGAAGTGAAAAACCCGACCACCATCTCATGGCTGGAGCCTCGCATCAGAAGGATACTGCGGGACGAGCTCACCCGCCGGGGAATCGTCAAATGGGTGGACAGCCGCTCACAGGCAGACGCACTCATCACCATCAACATCGAAAAATTCTACCGCCCGACCACCGTGTCCGGCGAAAAGGACCAGACCCTGCAATCATCGGCCAACTTCGTCTTTTCCGCGGAAATAAAATCCGCGACCGATGGCTCCGTACTCTGGAATTCCGGTTCCATCAGCCAGAGCTGGCCGTTTTTCTCCGGACAGGAAGCCGAAGCCGACAAGGAAGTCACCCTGCTCGGCATCCGCCGACTCGCCGACAGAATGTCACAGAACTACTAG